A region from the Geobacillus vulcani PSS1 genome encodes:
- a CDS encoding GNAT family N-acetyltransferase, whose product MIRRLTKEDHEQVFLFLQQDPSFNLFIIGDIESFGYDADFQDVWGQFDGNGSLKAVLLRYYDSYIPYAPGDFDADGFARLIRETAGPSLSIQLSGKEEVARQFEGRLPLGTKRTLYFCECRTDEYARQEKGAFAVKKAGLADVDRILDLRGRIAEFETRPSSRDMLVKGMETNSARTYYMEQDGRMVAAASTSAENSLSAMIVGVCTDQEHRGKGYASAIVAKLVCDLLAEGKMPCLFYDNPAAGRIYHRLGFRDIGLWAMYR is encoded by the coding sequence ATGATTCGTCGGTTAACGAAGGAAGACCATGAGCAAGTGTTTTTATTTTTACAGCAAGACCCGTCGTTCAACTTGTTTATTATCGGCGATATTGAGTCATTCGGCTATGACGCCGATTTCCAGGACGTCTGGGGGCAGTTTGACGGCAACGGCTCGCTGAAGGCGGTGCTGCTCCGTTATTACGATTCCTACATTCCGTACGCGCCTGGCGATTTTGATGCCGATGGCTTTGCTCGTCTCATCCGCGAGACGGCCGGCCCGTCCTTGTCCATTCAGCTGTCCGGCAAAGAGGAAGTTGCCAGGCAGTTCGAAGGGCGGCTGCCGCTTGGGACGAAGCGAACGCTTTACTTTTGCGAGTGCCGGACGGATGAATACGCCCGCCAAGAAAAGGGGGCGTTCGCCGTCAAGAAAGCCGGATTGGCCGATGTCGACCGGATTCTCGACTTGCGGGGCCGCATTGCCGAATTTGAGACGAGGCCGTCATCCCGCGATATGCTGGTGAAGGGGATGGAAACCAATTCAGCGAGAACGTACTACATGGAACAAGACGGCCGAATGGTGGCCGCGGCATCGACATCAGCGGAAAACTCATTGTCGGCGATGATCGTCGGCGTCTGCACGGATCAGGAGCACCGCGGGAAAGGGTATGCGAGCGCCATCGTGGCGAAGCTCGTTTGCGATTTGCTTGCTGAAGGGAAGATGCCGTGCCTGTTTTACGACAATCCAGCCGCCGGCCGCATCTACCACCGCCTTGGTTTTCGCGATATCGGGCTGTGGGCGATGTACCGCTAG
- a CDS encoding DUF6154 family protein: MRMKLIDDLYEYYKDRLTGDEEDAEAVAMSILDELDRRDVLKLIDEMTDEELLGMFGLYVFESLKAKMAREGLGATRPQDVPRVH; this comes from the coding sequence ATGCGCATGAAGTTGATCGACGATCTGTACGAATATTACAAAGACCGGCTGACCGGAGATGAAGAAGACGCCGAAGCGGTGGCGATGTCGATTTTAGATGAGCTTGACCGCCGCGATGTGCTCAAGCTGATTGATGAGATGACCGATGAAGAGTTGCTTGGGATGTTTGGCTTGTACGTATTCGAAAGCTTGAAAGCGAAAATGGCCCGCGAAGGCCTCGGCGCGACGCGGCCGCAAGATGTGCCGCGCGTGCATTGA
- a CDS encoding two-component system sensor histidine kinase NtrB → MNDRLVQPQIEELERKLRAYERLVEKLPFPFVFTDYEVGISIEKKRGETLPRLCSVPPSPERDAEWQWDIDLYHDVPFEKVEAFLTPLLDLVPHHIVFVDAQGIITLCNLQAAVDTGVDRDAIIGKHIRELVKLPDELIATLQSLEKGEPLYNYEVLDRFYGIVNTRFIYNDDGSIKRVISMFQSLNMMKETEKLAVAGRIAAGIAHEIRNPLTTVRGYLQLLKSDLPDRIASLVERLLIPELDRANDIITDFLNIAKPADVKMETFNLHRFLRDDVGVLLQSEALLHNVDVHFDLDDQLDDYEMNGDRNQLLQVFLNLFRNAVEAKVAKTMTVSIRSRKINHLVQLRFCDDGPGIPPSVIDHVFDPFFSTKETGTGLGLSLSKKIVELHQGTMKVQSDARGTCFLIEFPFCNQPPFLSS, encoded by the coding sequence ATGAACGATCGACTTGTACAACCGCAAATCGAAGAGCTCGAACGAAAACTGCGCGCCTATGAGCGGTTGGTTGAAAAACTTCCATTTCCATTCGTGTTTACTGATTACGAAGTGGGAATTTCCATTGAAAAAAAGCGCGGCGAAACTCTACCGCGCCTTTGCTCCGTTCCGCCCTCCCCTGAAAGGGATGCCGAATGGCAATGGGACATCGATTTATATCACGATGTACCGTTTGAAAAAGTAGAAGCCTTTTTGACGCCGTTGCTCGATCTTGTTCCACATCATATCGTCTTTGTCGACGCCCAAGGGATTATCACCCTTTGTAATTTGCAAGCGGCTGTGGACACCGGCGTGGATCGCGACGCCATCATCGGCAAACATATTCGCGAACTAGTCAAGCTCCCCGATGAGCTGATCGCGACGCTCCAATCGCTTGAAAAAGGCGAGCCGCTTTACAATTACGAAGTGCTTGACCGATTTTACGGCATCGTCAACACCCGTTTTATTTACAACGATGACGGATCGATCAAACGAGTCATCAGTATGTTTCAATCGCTCAATATGATGAAAGAAACAGAAAAGCTCGCCGTCGCCGGCCGCATCGCCGCCGGCATCGCCCATGAAATCCGCAATCCGCTGACGACGGTGCGCGGGTATTTGCAGCTATTGAAAAGCGACTTGCCAGATCGCATCGCCTCGCTCGTTGAGCGGCTTTTAATCCCTGAGCTCGACCGGGCGAACGACATTATCACAGATTTTTTGAACATCGCCAAGCCGGCCGACGTCAAAATGGAGACGTTCAACTTGCACCGCTTTTTGCGCGATGATGTCGGCGTTCTGTTGCAAAGCGAAGCACTGTTGCATAACGTTGACGTCCATTTTGACCTTGATGACCAGCTTGACGATTACGAAATGAACGGAGACCGCAACCAGCTTTTGCAAGTGTTTTTAAACTTATTTCGCAACGCCGTGGAAGCAAAAGTGGCGAAAACGATGACGGTGTCGATCCGCAGCCGAAAAATCAACCATCTCGTTCAGCTTCGCTTCTGCGACGATGGCCCCGGCATTCCACCGTCAGTCATCGACCATGTTTTCGATCCATTTTTTTCAACGAAAGAAACGGGAACCGGACTCGGCCTGTCATTATCGAAAAAAATCGTCGAGTTGCACCAGGGGACGATGAAAGTGCAAAGCGACGCGCGCGGCACATGTTTTTTGATCGAATTTCCGTTTTGCAACCAACCGCCGTTTCTTTCATCATAA
- a CDS encoding TetR/AcrR family transcriptional regulator — translation MADKPLRDRIIDTALHLFEKYGYHGVTVDRIVAESNTSKGGFYHNFKSKDELLYHIHDVFITYALTKAQEAYEGFPTPTERLYAIVQSFVKVFHLYKPHITVFYQESTYLKPEYAEPINEKREEFKQIIFRVIREGIEAGEFRPELSVEITGMSIIGMVNWTYKWYNPDGPLSIEEIAAYFADFILHAVLRTPENPTAAQFLLRPAAE, via the coding sequence ATGGCTGACAAACCGCTCAGAGACCGCATTATCGATACGGCGCTTCATTTATTTGAGAAATATGGCTACCATGGCGTGACGGTCGACCGCATCGTTGCCGAAAGCAACACATCCAAAGGCGGTTTTTACCATAATTTTAAATCAAAAGACGAGCTCTTGTACCATATCCATGATGTCTTTATCACGTATGCGCTGACAAAAGCGCAGGAGGCGTATGAGGGCTTCCCTACGCCGACCGAGCGCTTGTACGCCATCGTTCAGTCGTTTGTCAAAGTGTTTCATTTGTATAAACCACACATCACCGTGTTTTACCAGGAAAGCACGTACTTAAAACCGGAGTACGCCGAACCGATCAATGAAAAGCGCGAAGAATTTAAACAAATTATTTTTCGCGTCATCCGCGAGGGGATTGAAGCCGGCGAGTTTCGTCCGGAGCTGTCGGTGGAGATTACCGGCATGTCGATCATCGGCATGGTCAACTGGACGTACAAATGGTACAATCCGGACGGTCCGCTGTCGATTGAGGAGATCGCGGCGTATTTTGCCGATTTCATTTTGCATGCGGTGCTCCGCACACCGGAAAACCCAACAGCGGCGCAGTTTTTGTTGCGGCCGGCCGCGGAATAA
- the ilvA gene encoding threonine ammonia-lyase has protein sequence MLTLADIEQAREKMKGVVHQTPLEHSQTFSRLSGNDVYMKLENLQKTGSFKVRGSFNKIMSLTEEERARGVIAASAGNHAQGVAYASGMLHIPCTIVMPKGAPLSKIEATKSYGAEVVLYGDVFDESLEYALELQRERGMTFVHPFDDLAVMAGQGTIGLELIEQLPDVDIVLCPVGGGGLLAGLAFTLKQLKPSVEVYGVESSACPGMTAAIRHKQPVSIAASNTIADGIAVKKPGNITYQYIEQYVDGVVCVEEAEISRTMLYVLERNKLLIEGAAACPLAALLYQKLPFRGKKVAAVLSGGNVDVTLISRIIERGLVEAGRFVTFTTVISDKPGQLNKLLRIIAELEANVMSIHHQRIGAKVLPGQAEIHFSLETKNEDHIQQIYQVLLKEGYDVQLYR, from the coding sequence ATGTTGACATTAGCAGACATTGAACAAGCGCGGGAAAAAATGAAAGGCGTCGTCCATCAAACGCCGCTTGAGCATTCGCAAACGTTCAGCCGGCTGTCCGGCAACGACGTATATATGAAACTCGAAAACTTGCAAAAAACGGGTTCGTTTAAAGTAAGAGGTTCATTCAATAAAATTATGTCGCTCACGGAAGAAGAGCGGGCGCGCGGCGTCATCGCCGCCTCGGCCGGCAACCACGCCCAAGGGGTGGCCTACGCAAGCGGTATGCTTCATATTCCGTGCACGATCGTCATGCCCAAAGGGGCGCCGCTCAGCAAAATCGAAGCGACGAAAAGCTACGGGGCGGAAGTCGTGCTGTACGGCGATGTGTTTGACGAGTCTTTGGAATATGCGTTAGAGTTGCAGCGCGAGCGGGGAATGACGTTTGTACACCCGTTTGACGACTTGGCGGTGATGGCCGGCCAAGGGACGATCGGCTTGGAGCTGATCGAACAGTTGCCCGACGTCGATATCGTTCTTTGTCCAGTCGGCGGCGGTGGCCTGCTTGCGGGGCTGGCGTTTACGTTAAAACAGCTGAAGCCGTCGGTTGAAGTGTACGGCGTCGAGTCATCGGCTTGCCCGGGCATGACGGCGGCCATACGCCATAAACAGCCCGTCTCCATTGCTGCGTCGAATACGATCGCCGATGGGATTGCCGTAAAAAAGCCGGGCAATATTACGTACCAATATATTGAACAATACGTCGATGGTGTCGTTTGCGTGGAAGAGGCGGAAATTTCACGGACGATGCTGTATGTGCTCGAGCGGAACAAGCTGTTAATTGAAGGGGCGGCCGCTTGTCCATTGGCGGCATTGTTGTATCAAAAGCTCCCGTTTCGCGGCAAAAAAGTCGCCGCTGTGCTAAGCGGCGGCAACGTCGATGTGACGCTCATCTCCCGCATCATTGAGCGGGGGCTTGTCGAAGCCGGGCGATTCGTTACGTTTACAACGGTCATCTCCGACAAGCCGGGCCAGTTGAACAAACTGCTGCGCATCATTGCGGAGCTCGAGGCGAATGTCATGTCGATTCATCATCAGCGCATCGGCGCCAAAGTGCTGCCGGGCCAGGCGGAAATTCACTTTTCGCTCGAGACGAAAAACGAAGACCATATTCAGCAAATTTACCAAGTGTTGTTGAAAGAAGGATATGATGTGCAATTGTACCGTTGA